The Plasmodium knowlesi strain H genome assembly, chromosome: 12 sequence CATAAAACAATGCCTTCTTGTATGCGTGCCATAAAAATAAGGTTGGAAAATGCCTCGCGGTTTTTTGCCCTCTGGTATGTTCTAAcaaaattacatatatataacgtatggaattaatttttttttctttattttccttcttgtggCTGTTCCCTTAGGCCGAAGAAAAAGGGCACAACATATGGCCGAGTTAACACAAAATAGCACACAAGGATAAGtattcaaaaaatggaaagcaaaatataaaaaagaattgccTCACACTTTTaacgtattttattttttaaataattttcccttGTTACAAATGCATGCACTCATTTTAAAgtaccccccccccaaaaaaaaaaaaaaaaaaaaaaaaaaaaaaaagatactcATTTTGAATGTCATTACAAAAGGATGCATAGTTTTGTGTGATCCAAGTGGATACACAATTTCGTAAAAATGGTTCGAAATATGGAAGGTGTAGGAATACGCTAAATGAcacccatttttattctgTATGAACAAGTTTGTTCGCGCTAATCCTCGTAGCGCAGTTTATGATAAAGTTCCTGCAGTTCGAACGTAGCGCTGCATGTCACCTCGAGCGTGGAGATTGGAGCTGCACATGTGTAAATGCAAGTCGATTGAAGGCGAACAAATGGTTACGTAGAAATAAAAGTAGGTTGCGTCCGTTTCACGGGAGCAGTGAAATTGCGTCGCCATTAAGAAAAGGCtcgtttatagaaaaaaaaaaaaaaaaaattccaacaTTTCGAGGAGGTACATACGGAAAAAACTGCTAAATAAGAAGGGAGCATTCTTTCGTCCACAGGTTTTAAcaccccttttattttcggTTGCTACATGTTTATGTAGAAATGACTTTGGACTGTTTCGAATGGGTACTTCACACAAATGTGACTTGCaaggatgaattttttttttttttttttttttttttttttgctttcacTGTCACCTTCTGGGAAATAAGCAGGTGGCCAAATTTGTCTATAATAAGTATGCATGACTCTGTGGCGGAATGGCTTCAAAGATGGTACAATAAAATGTGCTATTTATAAAACGgcaaaaattgtgcaaataTATGCAATTGCCATTTTGGACGGTTTGTAGATTTTCTACTTTGCGCATTTCTGAAGAGCTGAAAATGTAGAGAAGTATTTAGACAAACTTTGCTATGCATGATTTGAAttaagttctttttttttttttttttatttgtcacATTGCGCTGATGTAGAAATTTGTGCTCATTTAATTTTAAGGAATTcgggtgaaagaaaaagcgtACGTTGGATATCCCTTTTGTGGAACGTAATATCCtaccattttccttttctatcaATTCGAGCAAAAGAACAAACATACATTACGCTCGtactaataaaaaaaaggaataaaatatgGTACACTTCaacagaggaagaaggaagcttTGCAAAAAAGTGCTTTTCTGATTTATGTAAAATTGAACATGTGTACAAAATTGTACATTCGATCATCCACCTTTTTTGCCTCGTAAAATATGCTCACACACCAAGGAGGGAAGGGTTCTATGTTTTTTTAGAAACGGATTATAGGGCGTGTGAGGAGAGGTGCGCATAAACATATGATACTTTTGTGATGTTTCCACGTAAGGAGGATATCTTTTTAGTTACATTTTGCACGTAGAATTCTGGATATATATCAAATGGGTATAATTTCCCCATACCCGTTTGTGGGTTATTATTTCTGCCTACATAATGGTacaggtatttttttttttttcatttccaagGTTCATATTTTGTGTTTTCCCGCACCATACAACATGATTTTACGCGCTAAACGTTTATCGCATGGATGGAACATTCGGAAATAATTGTGAAAACCCTGTATAGTATGTCTGCCAAAATGTTGCCCTGTTTTTGTAAGTCCCTTTCCAACTGAACGACGATATGGCTGCCTTTCTgtagtgttttttttttttatttcccttcaattttcccttctttcagAACATATATCATTTTAAGAGCTTTCAAAATTTgtagaaattaaaaaattggcacATAATCTtttaaggaggaagggggggaggtcCATAAGAAAGCAACGTGTAAGTATAATGTATGCACGAGTTTATTCTTTCCCGCGTAGACGCCTTTCCTTACGCCTATATCCCGtacataataatatatttttttcgcgcttcattttgttcaatGAGGAATGTATAGGTTGTAAATTAATTTGGGTTGTCGTCCCATGTAagataaataataaaaaaaaaaaagagaaaaaaaaaaaaacatagaaAAGAAGTTCCACCCTTACAAATCTCGTATATTTCAAGTATAGCGTGAATAGCAgcttgccaaaaaaaaaaaaaaaaaaaaaaaaaaaaaaaaaaaaaatgtacaaaggCACAAAAGTACATGTACGAATGAACAAGCGAACAAAAAGGAGGTAACgaacagaagaaacaaataaCCGCTTTGACCAATTGACACAAGCTGTCGAACGAAACCAAAGCGGCTAGCTTTCACTGATAAAACTCGAAAAAGTAGAAGGAAAGTTCGCAACGCGCATAGAGCGCAAAgttatgcatgtatatatttgacAGGGGCTCCACGAAGCAAATGTGCTAATTCGCCAAGCAAAATTACTAACCTGAAAAGAATATAACATTACATAGCCGTAAAAGAATTCACAAAATCAGCAACTCCATCAGATATAACAACACAACCCCCATTAGAAAGaacgtaaaatatttgtCGAGGAAGATGTGTGTTTTAACGTTAGTGCAGGACGATGTAAAATCGGATATTCTGAAATTGGTCCTTGACTTTATTAAAGCGGTTGTCATCAAAGATAATGAAAAAGTAGCATTTCCCGAAGTTCGACacgaaaaggtaaaaatatgaacatgcaCATGGGGGGGGTATATAGGCCACATTGTTCTTATACGTAGATGCTGAGCGCAGTGAGGGCAGGTGCATCGCGAATGGGCAAAGAGAACGTCGTAGCCATTTGTAATGACACCATGTTCTCACTTGgaaggataatttttttttatgccatAAATGTCTGCACTTATATTCTTACATGTGTTGCATGTTACCGTTTAAGTGTTTAAAGATGAGCACGTGCAAGTGTGCCTTACCTCTCTGTGTTATTTTTACGCAAAAAGGTTATTCCATTTGTCCATCGTTCATCCCTACCACGGtatgttcttccctttgtaGAAAATTTCTTTCGAGTATAAGGAGAAACAGTACAAGGAGCTGTTTTGCACGCTTTACGCGATTATCGATATATACAACTGCTACAACGAATTGTTTAACGAAGATGAAGGCAAAGTGagcgaaaatgaagaattcattttccatttggctAGTGACAAATTTACACTAAAACAGCTAGACATGAAACATTTGAATGATTTGTTGTGTGAAAAATCCTATATTGTCTCGAATAGGCATGCATCCATAGtggacattttttatttctgctCTGTTTATAAACTGTTAAGTGAAATGCCCCCCAAGGAGAGAGTCGAATTttcacacatatatagatgGTTTTTGCACATTCAAGAAACCCTAGTGGGGAATTTCACTACACTGAAAAAGTTGGAAGTGAGGGACAGCCTGGAAACTTTTCTAAATAGTAAAAATGTAGTGAACCCAAGTGAGCGAGCTAATAATGCAGGCGCTGGACAACAGAAGGATGACAAGAAtgttaaaaatgcaaatggagaaaatgcagaaaatggacagaatggacaaaatgtacaaaatgtacaaaatgaaaagagtaaaaagaaaaataatgcacaaaataagaataatcagaaaaaaaaagtagaggaACCAAAAAGCCTGGACGATATTACCAGATTAAATATTATCGTAGGATATGTGGAGGAAGTAGAAATTCACCCAGATGCGGATACGCTGTACTGTTTGAAGATAAATGttggggaagaaaaatccaGGGACATTTGCAGTGGGTTAAGACTTAAGAAAAATTCAGAAGATTTACTACATAAATATGTTTTAGTGTTAGccaatttgaaggaaaagtccttgaggggaaggaaaagtcATGGTATGGTTTTATGCGCATCTTTTGGTGAACAAATAGAACTACTTGCCCCCCCATCTGGAGTGAAGGTTGGGGAGAGAATTATTTGTGAAAACATGGACGTGAATAAATTACCAGATAAAACCTTAAGCTCTGATAAGGACAAGAATCCCTTTTTTCACATCCAGCCACATTTGCTCGTCAAAAATGGTGTAGCATATTATAAAGATACTAAGTGGCTCTCATCCAAAGGAGAAATCATTTGCCCCTTGGAAGAGGGAACAATTTCGTAGAGGCCTTCTGATAGTGCCCGATTTTTGTGTGTATCCTATGCATGTGCAATGGTACTCTGTGGTAACGGTTGAAAGGTGGAGAGGGGGATATTTATTCGTAGCGTCAGTGAGCGAACGGGTGAGGGCAGACCAAAAGGGCGGTCTTCATCCATcgctccactttttttttcacttcatcACTTCCTGCGCAtccacatatgcatatgcatatgcacatgaTCATACGGTTGTGTTTATGTAGAAAACCACCTTTACGCGTATTCACAAAAATAACACTCCTTCGAATTGTGCCctttatataattttttttcataacagTTAAactaaaaaataatgcaaaaaaaaaaaaaaaaaaaaaaaaaaagcacaaaataataaattgtATAAGGTGTCACGCATGTGGATAATGTACGCATGTCGTGAGAAGGGGATCGGGGGGAGTAAAGGAAGCTAAGTTCCCCAACCGGAAATTTTATCTGCTTACATGAATAGCCATTTTCCCCTACAATGGAAAAAGCAACATTGAAAAGTATAAAAGATGACAACTCTgccaggtaaaaaaaaaaaagaaagtcaCTTGATTGGAAAgttgaaataaaaaggctattttttttttttttttgaggcaATTAATTGCACCGGGGTTAACGTGTGTATATGGGTTTGTGTTGTTGCCGTTTTTTATTCCtgctttgaaaaaaaaaaaagaaaaagaaaaaaaaagcgtcgTAATTTTTCACCCACGATCTAGCAACGTTTTTGAAGAAAGGCACCCAAATGAATATGAAGAagattccatttttaagtcAGTGTAGATAaggaaagttttttttctcttttctaaAAGCGGACGATATGCGTAAGGCGTTAGATACGCGCGCGTACAACATGTAGAGGCATACCCCTACAGAGGAAGGCTTACGCGAATGCTCACGCGAATGCCCACATCGGGGACGCACCAACGTGCCCGTTCAATGATGAATGGCTAGTATGACCGGCGCTGAGAATACCGAGAATCTCTCCGCCGAACATTGCGCCAAAGGTAACGCCAGGCACCCCGCTTGGCAAGGCGAAAATGCAGCTACTAGGCCAAATCTTTCGAAGGTACGCCAGCCTACGCGCCAAACTGAGGGCAGAACAGGTGAGCAAGAGTGTGGGAAACGATGTGAGAAACAATATGGTTAATCGTGTAAGGAACGATGCGAACGGAGTGGATGGAGAGGCAGGAAGCCCCAACGGCATAAGCAGAAGACAAAGGGAGAGGAACACAAAAATagatgtaaatatatatgaacagttaaaaaggaaaatgttggGAAAACCATTGAATAAGGTGCAAAGGAAATACCTGAAGGAAAAGCGACCGAATTTTGCGCCCATATTTTTAGACCAGTTAAAGCCAAGAATGATATTATATAAAACGGCTATTCAAGTGAGTGAGTTACCTTTACCAAAATATCCAGAAATAGCCTTTATAGGTAGATCAAATAGTGGAAAATCTACACTAATTAACGAATTGTGTGggagaacaaataaagcCAAAGTGAGTAAATTACCAGGATGCACAAAagaaatacatttttataaaattgcTAAACCTTGCTTGTTATGTCTAGTTGATTTGCCCGGATATGGATTTGCCCATAGTAAGGAAGAATTACGGCTACAGTGGAATGAATTTaccttattttatttgaaaaacagaaaaaatttaaaaaaagtttttgTTCTCATTGATTGTAGAGTTGGACTAAAAACAAGTGATAAAGAattgctccatttttttgaccGGTATAATATTAAATATCAGATAGTCTTTAGCAAATGTGACTTACTGAATACGAAAGACTTAGCCGTAAAAATTCAAATCGCGAACGAGGAAATTGCCTgctttaaaaatttggagGCCCCAATTATTCCCTTAAGTTCGCTGAAAAGACAGAATTTGAATGAACTGCGCAAGGAAATTGCCAGGTACCAGCTAAACAAAACCATCGTTAAAAATAACATCGTGATGAAGATCAACGACTTGATCGAACAAAAGAGGTTGAAGAAGTTGGCTGTAGGCGTCAATGGCCATGCTAATAACGACCTTAGCGATATTAACCGCATTAGCGGCACAGTAGACGATCAGTTTAACCGCTCCACGGGAAATACTTCAGATGGTAGCAGcacaaaaagtaaaaatagaACTCTTAACGTAGGTGAAACACTATCAAAGGATATACTACTCAGTGATGACACCATTTCGGAAGCATTAAAtaggtggaaaaaattaaacaaagcGGTTGTAGATACACCCTTTAATAAATACATGGGTTTCCACATGAAGCGCATAATAAACACGCTGCAGGAAAAGTTTCTGCGTCATTGTCGTGAAGAGTTTGACGACAATGACTTAAACATTATTGACGATGTGATTGAAAAATGTGGTAAACTGTGTcacaaaaatgagaattCGGTGGACCCATCCTCAAGGCAGATAACTGATGAAGAACAATTCTGCGTGAAAAACACACAGAGTCATTACATTAAGGGGACCACTTATAtgcaaaataaacaaaggaAATACAAGAAAGGATTGGAGTCAAGGAAAGAACAATTGGAAGGTGATATGGAGAAGAAACACTTAGAGGGAGAAACCATTGACGATAAATCTAGTAATAAGCATGTTATTGTAGATTTACCCCCATGGGAAATGTCTGATGTAGGAATCAGCGAAAAGATTGACggaaatgaaaatgagaaaaccGACATAAGGAGCAACGAAACGATATCGGAAGAGACATGGGATATGGACAAATGGGTGCTTGATAATAACGCAAGATATAGTACAAACGATTTGGAAGATCCCGAGAGTAATGAGCATAAAAACAAAACTGATGATTATTCGAATATCTCTTTACTGAGTAGTATCGACTCTATGGAACTAGAGAAGGAACTCCTTTTGGACAGTCTACTCTTATcggatgaaaaaaggaagaacaaatatGAGTACCACCAATgcgaaaatgtaaaaatggataatttatttggagaaaacaaaaacaaatcaTGGAGCGAACAGTTTAAACGGGAGGATTATTCCAAGGTTAAGGATAACATTCTGTTGGAGGAGGAAGATACGTATGCCCCTGAGGATTATGCAAGTGGATTAAAGAGGAGTAAAGCAGCCTCACAGAATGGTGACATCCTCTCCAATTACACGTTTAACATGAAGGATAAAGGCACGCATCAAAtatacgaaaaaataaaatcagaTGCCTACAAGATGTATAGAAGTAGGCAACTAGAAAATTTAGACATTCAAACCAGTTCAGGCACACCTGGACAAGgcaaaaatttacaaaagggggaaacgCACACCATCATTCGTTCTGCTTCACAAGGGGACAAAACCCGTGTGGAAAAGAACTCACCTATATGTAGTGGCTCTGCCGATGATCTAGCCTCCCCGCAGGGTGCATCCTCCACAAATAGAGAAAACACGCATGTGAAGAAACATTACATTGGCTTAAAAACCAGAAGCACCATTATCAAAGGaacgaagaaattaaaattatttggtaaaaaaagaaccacGGACATTGTTCACGTTCCTGTTGATTTGGCAACCGATTATTTTAAGTTAAGCAACAACTCCACCATTTAtgataagaagaagaacagttGGAATTATATTAACTCCAAATATAACAAGTGgcttaaaaaaatgacacgCAAGAGGGTCCCCACCGAAATAACCGGCCCAGTTAAAAAGGTAGATGTCATGGTGAGATATGCAGAGAAGCAGGAAAGCAAAtataagaaggagaagaacaaaatgctCATGCGGAAGAAAAACCTGGGTATGATTACTAAACCGCCGAATCATAAGAAGGGCGGGAAGATATCAAGAAATTATACCCTATCGGATGAGCAAAAGATATTTGATAGGGAGGCCTTTTTTAAGTATCGCGATGTTCAAAAGTGACTTGTACATGGGGAAGGTGTGAAAATACTTTACATTCTTCTGCAATAGGTGCTAATTTGGAATTCTCTAATTTGAGTTCCTTCTGCGATGGAACATATTCCTTAGCGTTGGTCAATTGGTCATCTGCCAGTGGCATCATTTTTACCCTTCCATGTGCTCTTACGTagacgcgaaaaaaaaaaaaaaacgcacatatttttattactcGTCTTCTATATCGCATATGTGCATCATAATCTTTTTGTAAGTGTTGGTCTTCCAAGAAAGGGGGGGGTCCATATAACTATGTGGTACATGGGCCTTCTATATATTCCCAGGGACGTGTACTTCCTTCTACATAACAATGTATCATTCCCCGCTctatccgtttttttttcactttttttgaaaaagtgtAAAGCATTCCTCTTTTGGAACTTAACTAATGGCTGCTCAATTGAGCGGTACGTTtgtgcatgaaaaaaaggaggggggggggggaaaaaaaaaaagaaagaaaagcatacatgtttatgcatgtgtatatgtgcgcctatgccatatattttttacgtatCGCTTTGCAATTTGTCAAACATTTTTCTCTCGCCCTATTTTCACAAATTTGTCTTTTCAATGTGCACGTAATTTTACCATGTAAGCAAACTTGTCGAAAGTGAAgcgtatgcacatatgcgtGTCAGGTCCAACGTGCTCGCGCATGTAATAAAGCCTATCATGACTCAACTAGCTCAGTACACATCACAAGTGCAGATAATAAAAACGCccctttttataaatttattcctttctctctctctctctcttttttttttttttttttttttgtttaatacgataaaatttgttaatttcgcATCGGTTTCTTCCACCCGCAGATAATCcgccccccaaaaaaattacgtGTTTTACGAAcagcaattttttcttcgataAAATTTCTATTTTCCCATCGTTCATctttaaagggaagaggtatactctttttataattctcCAAATAGTGACTTCTCATTTTAACGTTAAGGCGAACTTTACTACGTCGAAGGGACGTATAATTTGGCAACCCTGGCATAAGGGCGGCACATCAAGGAGGGAAAATCCCCTAATATATTTTGTATGCCTTTGCGCAAACCTACTCTTAAAGTTTTACTAACAAGCGTAAGAAATACACCTTTCCCTTGTACTTCCAAATGGAACAGTTCATAGCGCCGTAAGCAGGAGGCATATGGACAATTGGGACCATGATCGACCCTATCCTTCCAGCACAAATTTACATCACCCCACTTGGGCACATACCtacctatacatatatacatatatatatatattcagtCATGCACGTGAGTATTTATGGGAGTCTTTCAtagcaccttttttttttttttttttttttttttttttttttttttttttaccaaactGATAGGAGAGTCAACAAAAAATACCTGAACAAATTTTACAACAAGAATGTGCGAATACTGGGCAAggttttaaagaaggaaggaggggAGCTGACTCTGCAAACGTGCGATAGTAAGGGAGAGCTCTACAAACGTGATATGATCAGACCGTGCGCGCATaagcatgtgtatatgtctgTTCATTTGTAGATGCGCTAGCAAATCTGCTCCGAACTGAGTGGATACATTCCGTGtctatgtataaatatgtgtgcatacacGATGGTTCCGTCGTTTAACAGttgatgttttttccttaatgtgGAATACTCCTCAGATGAAGAAGTAAAATGCTTTTTGAGTGAAAATCAAGGGGAAGGCACGTTAGATCAATATGTCGAAGTTTtagggaaggtaaggaggaggcaaaaaaataatccatTTAGGCGCGTTTGGGAGAGTGTCCCATGAATGCTTTTGCTTCCTTACTTGCACATGCGAGTTGTACTGcacttctcctcatttttagGTGAACAAAGATGATACTATAAGTGATATAGTTTACGTACAGAATGGAGGAAATTCTTTAAGTAAGCAAAagaatataaagaaaaagggggacaaCACTACTTCCCCCTTCCCTTGCACATGATAACGTGTTAAGAGGCATACTACCATAATGGATATATCCATATAAGGTGTGGATGCCTCTGTTCTACATAATATGTGAGAAACGTAGAAGCGAAGAAAAGGAGTTATGTGTTTACGATAATTAAACAGTTTGTAAAGTTATCCGCTTTGTACAATTTTACAAGTTCGACGCTGtaacagaagaagaatttcACATTAATATgaatctctttttttccttttttctacttccctttttaacagatttaaatgaaatgaataatttaataaaCTTAACTTTTATGgaagaatttgaagaaatattttaatcGCCCTTAACGAAAGGAGTTATTGTGTATGCCCTGGATCTGCATTTTGCGAGGCACTACACATTGGTGTTTTGAATAACATGCCTttatgtttttaattttcacagtaggacattccttttttttttttttttttgcttttttttgagaTACTAGTGCTATTTGGTTGgaaatttacttttttttttttttttttttttttcttcatctttccATGACACGTTGATATCAATTCGatggaattttttccattaccTGTAAATTTTACCATCCCATTTTCCTACTTCATGAATGCACAAATGTGTTTGTACTATGAAGCCAACACCGacgttatttatttattattattataatttttttttttttcaacaattAAGCTGAATTAAATTAAGAAAGAGGGCAAATATAATACCAGCTATTTTGACCAGTGCGGTTATTTGCATTTTGCGTGCATATGCCAATGGGGGAAAGGCATTAAAATTTAGGCGATTTTTAAAGTTGGCTTGGCTTCCATATGAccaagcattttttttcttaattttattaCACCCTTAAGGATGATTAAATTGTAATATCAGAATGGTGTGCGTGATTCAGTTTATCAATATAGAAGCTTATTATAatcacttttccatttcgcgAGCCGATAAGTAAACAAAAGAGAGGCATAAAAAATGCACGCAAAAGAAACATTAGGGAGACAAAGGATGATGACATTACTGACACTCGTTTCGAATGCAAATTGTTATCCGAAGTGAGTGAATGGGGACATGCTTCTGTCCGTATACATGTGCAGGCTGCACGCAGGTGTGTATAtaagtatgtacatatatgtatatatacttacgCTGAAGCATTCGCCAAGTCGATTTTAAGGAATCCCCCTCCCCCCAGGGAATGCGCCAAAATGGTGCTCCTGAAAATTcttaagaaaataaaagaaaagcaaaaaaactTAAGGATAATCATACTAGGGTTGGACAACGCGGGAAAAACTACAATCGTGAAGAGATTATTAGGGGAAGACATTTATAAGGTAAGTCCCACGTTCGGATTTACCATTGAGACGTTGCAGTTTGATAAACACCTTATTAATATATGGGATATAGGGGGACAGAAAAGTATTAGGcacttttggaaaaattattacgaGAATGTAGATGGCATTATTTATGTCATCGATAGCTCTGATTTGTTCAGAATCCAATTGTGTTCATATGAGTTGAAGcaaattttaaaggaggagagACTATACGGATGCTCCTTACTGATTTTATCTAACAAGGTGGACATAGAGAACTCTTTAAAAGTGGAGCAAATCGTTCAGGTAAGCTTTGTACAgttgtgtaaatttttttggttAGTTGCCTCGGGAGAACCGAGCGAACACACACATGCAAtgatatatgtgcatgtcaTTATACATTGCGCGGTTAAACGCAGCTCCGtgatttctcctttttgaggAATATTCGTTTAAGGTATAATTGGTAGCAATTCTCGATTGCACTACTTCTGTGCATATAGAGGTACACATACCCATGCGCCCTTTGAACAATTCGCGTCGCAGATTTTGAAGCTAAACGAAATGAACATTGATCGCCACTGGTGCATAAATGAGTGCAGCGCTTTTTCGGGAAAGGGCTTACTAAAGTCGTTTATGTGGTTGATCGATGACATAAGCTACAGAATTAACAATACTTACTGATTTGTTTCATTCCATGGGCGCCCTTATTCGAATAGGATGTGCCATTACTTCAAGatgatgtgttttttttttgaagctgATATGCATGTATTaattcttcccatttgtgCAAATTGCGCACTTTATGCAATGTCCTATTGTCagataatttttcattttttaaaagttaaTTGCtagtaaaaaggagaaaatcatacaagcacataaaaaaaggttacACCTTTGCTTTCCACGTATGTATATTCATTTACAAAACACATGCACACAGGATTGGGCATTGTCCTCTTAGCAAAATGCCATTTCTCTGAAAAAGGCACATAACGTTTAACTGAAAAGATGCAAAGTCTTTATGAACGAATGGCCATTTTTCAGAGTACGCTTTGGCATCATATATTCCCCTccgaagtaaaaaaaaaaaaaaaaaaaaaaaaaaagacaacgtCGAAATTGAAATAATTTCCGCATTATTCTTCCGTTTCGTGCCTTTCTGTGTACTCCAACTGTCTTATcacttctttttccaaaaagtcgtatacattttctttgcacAAGCAAACTGTGTCACTGATTTTCTCTATCAAGAAATTTTTGCCTTCATTCATGAGAAGAATTATTTGCATCGTTGGCTCGTCGCATTTCACTAAAACTCCCTTTATAGCAGtaaccattttttccctatttttttttttttttttactgttcCAAAGGGAATGAACTATTTCCCAACCTGTTAAGCTTTTGTCATAATATGTCCTCTCACGTAAGCTAGTTAATGTGGCAGGTGGATTAGCATCCCACAAGGTAAGTTCTTTACGTAATatgtagcaaaaaaaaaaaaaaaaaaaaaaaaaaaagagggggagccgcaaaaaaaattatcttaaAATGTTAAGCTGTGAGCGGGATGGGGTTCCTCACACAGTCTTTACAACTGGATTATTCAACCCAAATTTtgtatataattttatgGGAATTTCTTTCACCATAAATAGCATAATTTTGGGTACATTTTTACTGAAACAAAATCAGCATTTTCAGGGAGTGGAAATGCTACTCGAAAAAGTACTGCTTTTCAGCAAAATGatcacataaatatatatatttttttttcatgtatgATTGTACTGTACCCACGGGAAGGGGCTGATCgtatgtgaaggaaaaaaaaaataaaaaaaaaaaaagataaaattgGGACGAAcggaatacaaaaaataatcgCATCGTAAAAAGCAAAAtcgttggaaaaaaaaa is a genomic window containing:
- a CDS encoding RNA polymerase II transcription factor B subunit 5, putative; the protein is MVTAIKGVLVKCDEPTMQIILLMNEGKNFLIEKISDTVCLCKENVYDFLEKEVIRQLEYTERHETEE
- a CDS encoding tRNA import protein tRIP, putative translates to MCVLTLVQDDVKSDILKLVLDFIKAVVIKDNEKVAFPEVRHEKKISFEYKEKQYKELFCTLYAIIDIYNCYNELFNEDEGKVSENEEFIFHLASDKFTLKQLDMKHLNDLLCEKSYIVSNRHASIVDIFYFCSVYKLLSEMPPKERVEFSHIYRWFLHIQETLVGNFTTLKKLEVRDSLETFLNSKNVVNPSERANNAGAGQQKDDKNVKNANGENAENGQNGQNVQNVQNEKSKKKNNAQNKNNQKKKVEEPKSLDDITRLNIIVGYVEEVEIHPDADTLYCLKINVGEEKSRDICSGLRLKKNSEDLLHKYVLVLANLKEKSLRGRKSHGMVLCASFGEQIELLAPPSGVKVGERIICENMDVNKLPDKTLSSDKDKNPFFHIQPHLLVKNGVAYYKDTKWLSSKGEIICPLEEGTIS
- a CDS encoding replication factor A protein 3, putative codes for the protein MEQFIAPRVNKKYLNKFYNKNVRILGKVLKKEGGELTLQTCDNEEVKCFLSENQGEGTLDQYVEVLGKVNKDDTISDIVYVQNGGNSLNLNEMNNLINLTFMEEFEEIF
- a CDS encoding ADP-ribosylation factor, putative; this translates as MVLLKILKKIKEKQKNLRIIILGLDNAGKTTIVKRLLGEDIYKVSPTFGFTIETLQFDKHLINIWDIGGQKSIRHFWKNYYENVDGIIYVIDSSDLFRIQLCSYELKQILKEERLYGCSLLILSNKVDIENSLKVEQIVQILKLNEMNIDRHWCINECSAFSGKGLLKSFMWLIDDISYRINNTY
- a CDS encoding GTP-binding protein, putative, yielding MQLLGQIFRRYASLRAKLRAEQVSKSVGNDVRNNMVNRVRNDANGVDGEAGSPNGISRRQRERNTKIDVNIYEQLKRKMLGKPLNKVQRKYLKEKRPNFAPIFLDQLKPRMILYKTAIQVSELPLPKYPEIAFIGRSNSGKSTLINELCGRTNKAKVSKLPGCTKEIHFYKIAKPCLLCLVDLPGYGFAHSKEELRLQWNEFTLFYLKNRKNLKKVFVLIDCRVGLKTSDKELLHFFDRYNIKYQIVFSKCDLLNTKDLAVKIQIANEEIACFKNLEAPIIPLSSLKRQNLNELRKEIARYQLNKTIVKNNIVMKINDLIEQKRLKKLAVGVNGHANNDLSDINRISGTVDDQFNRSTGNTSDGSSTKSKNRTLNVGETLSKDILLSDDTISEALNRWKKLNKAVVDTPFNKYMGFHMKRIINTLQEKFLRHCREEFDDNDLNIIDDVIEKCGKLCHKNENSVDPSSRQITDEEQFCVKNTQSHYIKGTTYMQNKQRKYKKGLESRKEQLEGDMEKKHLEGETIDDKSSNKHVIVDLPPWEMSDVGISEKIDGNENEKTDIRSNETISEETWDMDKWVLDNNARYSTNDLEDPESNEHKNKTDDYSNISLLSSIDSMELEKELLLDSLLLSDEKRKNKYEYHQCENVKMDNLFGENKNKSWSEQFKREDYSKVKDNILLEEEDTYAPEDYASGLKRSKAASQNGDILSNYTFNMKDKGTHQIYEKIKSDAYKMYRSRQLENLDIQTSSGTPGQGKNLQKGETHTIIRSASQGDKTRVEKNSPICSGSADDLASPQGASSTNRENTHVKKHYIGLKTRSTIIKGTKKLKLFGKKRTTDIVHVPVDLATDYFKLSNNSTIYDKKKNSWNYINSKYNKWLKKMTRKRVPTEITGPVKKVDVMVRYAEKQESKYKKEKNKMLMRKKNLGMITKPPNHKKGGKISRNYTLSDEQKIFDREAFFKYRDVQK